In the Tamandua tetradactyla isolate mTamTet1 chromosome 8, mTamTet1.pri, whole genome shotgun sequence genome, tttagcagactgaaaCATATAGTAAATGCAAAGTATAACAAACATTTCTTTATGTAAACCTGAACATCCCTGATAGCAATGATGTCTGCTAGATAGCAGAATGTCTGCTAGTCAAATTCAGTATATTAAATACAGAGTGGTATTATATTTCAAACAAGAAGAATTTAGTTGAAAAAGTTTCTCGATTAGCAATCACAAAGTAGCAGTAACTTGAACTGAATTTATCTATAGCTAGCTTAAAATATTATGTAAAGATTCCAAAGTATCCATTAAAGATCTACTAAATTATCCACTGCTATCTCTTCCACCAGGAAAATTTGTCTCTGTAGCAGTCTGAATGTAATCAGGACAGAGAAAGcacaaaataatttgaatagggaaaatttaataaaagcaaTTACCAACTATAACAGTGGATTGGAGGAATGAAGGATTGGCTAGTAATAAGTAAAGAGAACTCTAAAGAATATAGGAATAGCCACCCTCCTTAGGTTTGAGATAGAATGCCCAAGAAAgaacacccccccaccccactaccCTGGTCATGAAACCCAGACCTCATTAGAGAAGGCACAGTCGTGGATCACTGTGTTGCTGTTTTAGTGGCACTATCTGAAACAATACTCTCTGGAACCTGCCAGAAATCTACCCTCCAGTGTGCCATTAATAGCTGTTTATGGATTTCCAGGGAAAGCTGCTGGGAAGtaggtgctgctgctgctttgcACATGAGTAAACAAGTACAGTAGACCCTGCTAACAAACATACCAGGGTTCTACTGGAGCCAGAGAAAGGAAACTGAACTGACAAAGTCTATGGAGTAAGCACACTGGAACTCAGCAAGCAAAACCTTTCCTCCTAGAAGGTCTTTCCAGTGCCCTCTCCTGATAAGATAAAGCATTtaccactgaagaaagaaaaacacttaaAGGGCCAAAGTCCATTTCCATAGTGTAGTAAGAAGGTGACTGTGGAACTCAGAAGCAAGCAATTGGGAATCCATACAGTTTACATGACAAATAATAAATTTCTTGGTGTATACATCAAAAACTCAGGAAGCAAGCATAGTAGTGTCTGGAATTTAGTAGAAGTGCTTGTACTCCTCACAACGGTCCTCATCTAACATAGATGTGAGGAAGCTGCTGGCACTCTAGGATAGCAGATCAAGACTTACAGGATAGGTGTGGATTCATCTTGAAGGTGAAGCTCTATAGTCCGCAAGAGCCAATATCACTTAGCAGATGCTATAAGTACAACATTCAGTACCCCATAAGGAGGGACAAAATCAGTTACTAGTTATCAGACTTAGAGAAGTTCAAAGTTACAGTTTATCACAAAATCACCATAATCTCCATATAGAAGCCCCTGTCCAATTGCAATTTATCAATCTAGAATCAATTTTTATGGTAAATAATGTGGCCTGGTAATATAGTTATGATCTATCTGTATAAGTCTTGAGGGTAAGAGTGCTGATGTCAAATTCACCGCTAGAAACAGAGGTTTTGATTACCACTCATTTTTGTGCCTTTCACCTTGTGAGCTTGAACAACactttaatagaataaaaaaattaaatagatctATGTATATGACTACCAGCACTTTGTAATATGTAAGATCTTGACTATTTCTATCCTCTACATAACTTATCAAATCAGATTATTGTTTTGTCCAGTAAATTTGCCTATGCCtccaatacatttttatattggaTATCACAGCAAGTTTGTACTATTTTAACAGTAGCAGCAAATGGAATTTATGTGCAGGGGCACAGAGTTAGTGTGTTGTTTTGGCTCTGCCACTGACACAATCCGAGCCACCCTTAAAACATCACCAGGTTAAACTGGTACCTGAAATTATGGCTACTCCAAGGTGCAATGTCCTCCTCTTTGACCATAGGTAATATTCCTGGCACATGGAAAAGAAATCTTCATTACTATTACAGACAGATACACAGTTTGTTCATGCATAGAGTCAGGTTATCTCCTTTCTTTATATTATTACATTAAGCCTTGAACAGATGATGGGTCTTAAGATTTTAGACATCCTGGAATGATCTTACTCTGAACTTGCTCTTCTGATCTCTTCCACTAAGTTAACCTCATTGCTAATCAGTCTGatttaaaattaatcaaatttaAAAGGCATTTATTGAACATGTTATAAATGACTGAGTGTATGAATTGTATGGACGATTGCATCAACACTGGATGACTGTAtcaatggaagaaatgaaaagtgggGACTTTATTGTTATCACTGTTCTCTTGCACTGAAACAGCATAATTCTTCATACCAGAAGCCTTTAATGAGTGTTTAATATATGGAATGATATAAACAATACtctagagaattaaaaaaatgcttttcttgaGGTGTTGTCATATTGGGAAAATATGTGATTAAGAGAAAGTGGAATGAAGTTTTtcattatataaacataaaaatacacaaaaattactCAGTTTCAAAGTTATTAGATAAGATATAATGGGCATCTTTAAAGCATTCTTAAAGAAGCAAAGGGTAGAGAATGTAGGGAGTCATAATTATgagggaagaataaaaataattaacatttattgtttcttctgtgCCAATGAACTGAGTTTCTTTacatatcttatttaatcctcatacaaCCATATGAGGTAGgttctatatttcatttttaaataccaagaaaCTGAGGTGGAGAGGAATCAAATAGCTATAAAACAAGCTGAGGGAAGATTACAGAATTTGAACATAGGCAGTGTAGTTCCAAAATCTAGATTCTTAATCAATAAGAAACGGAACTACCCAGAAAAATGTCACGGAATCCAAAACCCTACAAAATGTGAAAATGCATTTTCAGGTTGGGCACCTATCAAGAAGCAGCTTTTCTtatgaatggaaataaaattacaaactttTCAATTAAGGAGTTAAGGAATGCTGTCATTGgtgaaaatacaaaacaaaacaaaattgaagaCTGAATGAGGAACAAGAAGATGATGAGGGAGGCGAAGAAGTGAAAATGGAGGGAAGAGGATGAGAAAGTAGGagcaaaagaagaggaagaagaaagcttAAATAATTTATGGTTAGTGAGACAGACATCTGCATTTTTTTCAGAGGAAACTAGAGAAGGAAGATCAAATAGTTACAAATAAAAGAGTACACAGTTTTAATGTAACTCTATGTACATGGATAAGCAGAAATTTTGAATAAGTTCATGGAACAAGACCACAACTACTCACTCCCATTGCATAAAACGTGCATTGTGCCAAGTACACTtaccaagagaagaaaatgaaggaaattccTGGGAGGGATCAAATATTATGATTGGGACGGTAATTACAGGGGCTATACATTTGTCCAAATTTACCAAACTGCATAATTAAGATCtgttaatttctttgtatataattatacctaaagaaatgtgaatatatatacatatataataagtgTATTATTCTAAGAAATGTTAGAAACATAACTTATCATTGATGTCCTACTAACATAGGTAAGACAACttaaattttctgagaaaataaagattGCAGTGGAGTACTATCCATTATGAAACTTGGGCAAAGTGTTAAACTGGAAATGCCTCTTGCAAATGTTGAATTACAGTTAACCTAAAGCAAAGGCAGAAATTTATGTGGTTTCAGAAAAGTTGGCTTCAATGGGGAATTATGTTCCACAATAGGACCCTTGTTTGTCtaacaaaaacacaaagcaaaagcTATCTTTTCATACTGCTTTTGCTTTCTGCCTTCATTCATTGCTCAGGAGAGGAGTATATTTCTGTAATAAAATTTCCCATGTTTGGAGGGCCACAATCCACAAACACATGGTCAGATGTGGTGGGAAAGGAAATCCAAGTCAGACTTGCTAAGACTGATTAGGCTACATGTTTGGCCATGGATAGGGCATTCTGACTTTCTGAGTGATGATTAGTCACTATAATTTCAATCCGAGagccaaacatttaaaataatgggTGGGATATGGTAGCAAAAATTTCAACATTTCTTAGagtctctttattcttttcttcattgtgTAACTATGCTCTGAGTATACTTACTTTTAATTATTCCTTCTCCTTTCTATATGTTGAAGGCTCTCAAATATGTAGTTTAGGTGAGACCTTTCTATCCTGCATGAATCTCAAgcatatgatttccaaataattaaTAAACCAATAAAGATTATTCCTGGTTGTGAGATCTTCATGTCGAATAATTCTAGCTTTCCAAAACAGAACACTTCATTCTCTCTATTGTTGACTTATGCCATCTTCTTTCATCAGACTGAGAAATTCATGAACACAGTGATAAACCATCTTCACATGTTTAACTATGGGTGTAAGTTCTAAGACTAATAAGCAAAGAGTGGATAAAAGTTTCAGTGCATAATTATCCAAAAATTCCTTTGTAGATGACTTTCAGGTAAAGCCCATGAATcttagatgatgatgatgacaatgataatgatggtggtgttgataataataatagatgaATGAGTAATAGATTACTGGGATGGGAATCTAGTGAtaaccaaggaaaaaaaaactaaagaaggaAGTCACTCCTTGTATTGGGGCAATAATAGTGGAGGTATTTGAGTTTTTTTTGCTAATTTCAGGTTATGTATTTGATATTATGTTCTATGTCACCTAATTAATGAAGAAGATAAAATGCACATGGTAGCCTGGTAGTCTGGTACTTCTAAATACTAGACATGAAACTCTAAATATATCAATTATATCAGTCAGTAGAATCCAGATTACTGGCTTGTTATATAGAGTAGCCTATACTTCTGTAAAAATTGCCCTGTAAACTGAAGCAGCCCAACAAAAAGTTGATGCCTTAATACTAATCCatgattttgctttatttttttgcaggAGGGGTAATCTCTTGGTAataccatttttattatttttatcttattaattCCACTTATTTATCAAGTTAAATGccaaactttcaatttatttccttttgaacCCAGATAAAAAACCATCTAGTCTAAAAAAACCACTAAGAATTGTATGAATCAAAATTGTTTAAAACCACTTAGTAtacacttgtgctggtttgaaaggaaccatgccccctaagaaaagccatgttttaatataaatcccatttcataaaggtagaataatctctattcaatactgtatgtttgaaactgtaatgagatcatctacctggatgatgtgatttagtcaagaatggttgttaaactggattaggggatgacatgtctccacccatttgggtgggtcttattggtttattggagtcctgtgaaacaggaaatattttggagaatgagagactcagagagagcagagaatgctgcagcaccacaaagcagagagtccaccagccagtgacctttggagatggggagggaaaacgcctcctggggagcttcatgaaactggaagccaggaaagaaagccagcagatgatgccatgttcaccatgggcccttccagctgagagagaagccctgactgtgttcgccatgtgccttctcacttgagagagaaacccctgaACTACATCAGCcctctggaaccaaggtatcttttcctggatgcctttgattggacatttctatagacttgttttaattgggatattttctcagccttagaactgtaaactagcaattcattaaattcccctttttaaaagccattccgtttctggtatattgcattccggcagctagcaaactagaacaacactatCCAGCAAATAGTTCTCCAgataagtattttatttcttatagttcttatttaaatttttcctcCTTCCAATTATTGTTTGCACCCTAATTATATATTCCAAAGAGACACAAGAGAGGGATTTAACAATTTTTtcatcaatatttataaaatgcaaaagctGGAATAATTCATTGAGTTAGAATACTGGAAACTTAAAGACATTTGGTTAATGAAGGAAAATTCAAGTGGTATATGCAGTTCAGCTTGGTACAGTGAGAGCAATTAGCCCTTTTCTCCATATGTTtatgttatttctattcttttcttcaaTCATCTATTTGTTGATCCAGTTTAAATCAAGCAACTTTGATCCTTAGGGTTAAGAGAACATGTTCCCGTATTTTCTTAGTCCTTATCCCATACACAATGGGATTGAGGAAAGGGGGTACCAAAAGGTAcatatttgcaataaaaatatggaTATGTAGAGGCACATTTTTCCCAAAACGGTgagtaaaaatggaaaagccagctGTGgagtagaaaacaaaaataacacagACATGGGAGCCACATGTGCCCAAAGCCTTAAAGCTAGCTTCTCGAGATGGCAGGCGGAATACAGAGCGGAGAATGAACATGTAGGATAAAACAGTGAAAATGACATCACATGCGCCTATGATAGAAGCAACACTGAGGCTATAATGTCTAGTGCTCCCTGTGTCTGTACATGCCAGCTTCACCACAGCCATGAACTCACAGTAGGTGTGGGCAATGATTCGTGTTCTACAGTAGGGAAACTGCTTGAGCAGGATGGGATGTGGAGAAAAGAAAGCTACACCCCGAACCACCACAATCATACCCATTATGCTGATGCGAGTGTGGGTTAGAATGCTAGCGTGGCGGAGGGGATAACATATGGCCACGTATCGATCAATGGCCATGGCCAGGAAGAAGCCTGATTCCATGGTAGTGAAACTGTGGATGAAGAACATTTGGGCCAGGCAAGCATCAAAGGCAATGTCGTGGGCTCCAAGCCAGAACAGACACAGCATGCGGGGCAGTGTAGACGTGGAGAGGACCAGGTCAGTGACTGACAGCATGCACAGAAAGAGGAACATGGGCTCGTGGAGGCTGCGCTCAGTCCTCACCACGGCCAGGATGGTCACATTCCCCACCACAGCCACCACGTACATGGAGCAGAAGGGAATCCCGATCCAGACATGCAGGTGCTCCAGACCTGGGATGCCCATCAGAGAGAAGGTGGCAGGAGAGGGTCGGGAAGTGTTGAGAGGTGACATCATACTTAGTATTGTTCTTTGTATTGGTAATTCTGAAGGTAAAGTTGCTAGGTCAATGTGAGCAAATCAGTTGCTGAAAAACATGGAGATCTTATTCAAGAggtcctttaattttcttttgttaaaaacaATTCAACTtcataattgttttatttaattttctaagaccaaaatgataaaaacaacaacacaccAAATTATTTTTACTATATCAGTCACCTGTCCATCCCTTGCCAAAAAATGTTCCCTCCATTGTCCTACATTtaactcagaaaatatttattgagcagttgCAGTGAAACAAGCCACATCATGAAACTGGGCtaaagaaatggacaaataagattttctcagaaaattataCTCTACAAGAAAATTTCAAGCATCATGatatggggcgggccacagtggctcagcaagcagagttcttgcctgccatgctagagacccaggttcaattcccagtgcctacccaggcaaaaaaaacccaaaaacaccATAATATGACTAACTGTGAGCAGTATATATGGACTGTCTATTGGGTAATGAGAATGTAATATTCAAAGTGATTACTGATAAATAGAATGTAAAATGTTCAGAACCTGGAGTATACTTTTATGGAAgtgaaagtacaaagaaaaattaCTATGAAGCAGAGACAAATAGAAACAGACAAGAAGACTAGTCTTCCTAAAATTAGtaaacaagagagaaaatggtAGATTATGAGATCCATTTCACCACATTAATAGCTTTATGTCTTTGCTTTTGCCCAAGAAAGCCGATTACATAAAAATGTCCTGTATCATATCATaaacttctctatttcatttcattctattGGCATTTTCTGATGAGTGCATAATTTTGAATCAGTTACATGGGTTCTAAATCTTTTGTAGATAATAATCCTAATTGTCATACTTTCATGGATACATTATTGTAAACCCACCATGTTATCACTGACTgtgtattgttttctttctttttcttgtgtgcTCTACCCAAATGGTAGCTACCAGAATGATCTATACCTAGCATGTTCATTGTTTTACCTCAAGCGCCTCATCTACTAGTAGATGTGATGTACGTATAGAAGATACTGAAAGTAACAAGTTGGAACTTAGGGAGACTCTTCTTCACATTCCCTAAGGTAAAAGATGCAGAAAATCACTCCCCAGAACAAAGGAGTTCCCTCCATAGTACCGGGGGTATAAATTTTGCTCAATGGGTTATTGCTGCAtcaataatataaaaaacaattttgGATGAAGCCAGGCTTTTTGAGTGTTTCCCATTTAAGATCTCAGTTACCATTTTTCTCAATGAGTCTGTCTGCAATTACTGGAATGATATGGCAGAGTCTTTGTGAGATTTTCAAGAATCTAAAAGGACACTTGCTTCAGGTAAAATATGTCACAACCCATACTTTAAATGACTTAGGGAATACAATAAATTGTCTTTCTCCTATTCTAAGAGGAAGGACAAGCATGCATCATGAGTTACATTTGAAATTTGGACAGTTCATGAATGTGCTGGCATGCATGCAATAAAACTCTGTGACTTGTTGAAATGTTTCTGCAAATAGACATAAAGTTGAAGGTCTTGGAGTGGCTTCTGAAATGGTAAAAATCTATTATCTAccttctatttttcatttgtaaatttggATATGTGATCAATCTGACAAAGTATCATGGTATTGCCTTTCCccattctttcttacatggactCTTTAAATAGACACATATTATGTATTCTTTtgaatacacacatgcatatataaaatTAAGGATAATGCATTTCTTCCCCTTAACCCCATTCACTTAGCCTTCTTATCCTCAGTATTTCATACTAAGGTCATTTCATTGTACAGATGCACCTTATTGTTCTCCAAGTATTCACCCACTATCTCACATGATGGCACATTCAGAACAGTTCAATTACTGGATTGGTAATTTGACCTAATGATGTCCCAGATATCAGTTTTTCACTAACGTATATTCCCTTATACTTCAACCCATGCTCGAAAAGAGTAGCAATTTCACGGAAGAGAATCCCTAGGAAGAAGTGGATAAGTGCAGAAGCAGGGGACTGGAGGGTTAAAGAAGAGAAGACTCTTAAGTCACTACAAATTAATTGGTTGTAGAGAAAGCTTTGATTATTAGCTTTCTGCTTTTCTCCCATGTTCCATCAAGGCTATGACCTTGGATAATACTGCAATCAGTTTTGAGGAGAAACTGTTTTCCTTTTGTCTAAAACAAATCCTTATAATTTTAATACGCACTCACAAGATGTCTCAGTATTATTCCTGCATGTGCTTGCCAGAATCCTGTAAACATACAGTATTCTGCAAATGCCATTAACTGTGGAAATTATTTTCTAGGCTTCTATATTTGTTATAACTGGGGCTTTACCCTACTGAAAAACCCTTGACCAATGAAGAGATAGCTTTTATCTtgatttaatttataaaacacaCAGTGCACAAGTAATTTATAAGGGAAGAAATTATCATAGTGGCAGAACACAAGTCCCATAGAAATAGTAGTAGGTGACCAAACTGAATTTAGCGAGGGAAAGTTGGGTTGAGTATGTGGGTCTTAGACTACAATTTGAATAATATATGACATCAAGCCATGTACCCTGAGGAAAGGAGCACAAGCAAAATTTTATCAAGACAAGTAATCATGACATAATTAATTAAATCTAACTGGGATGCAAAGAGTGCAAAGAGATTCTTGTGAGATGAAATTCTAAGCATAAACTAGAGTCCACACACATACAGAAGCAATCACATAACCTCGTAGTAATTTTTAGAACCTAAAATGTAAACCAGAgcataggtgctcaataaatattttctgaatgcaCAAATactatgcaaaatattttaagaaaatattagaaatatgcACATACTGGTCTCCAAACCACATCTTTTACAGGCACACGACATACTCTGGAAATGCCAACCTGTAATTGAGTCTGGAGATTACGAGGTATCCACATCTTTGTTCTTCTGATAGATTCATATAATATAAACTatcatacaaaagaaaaataatgtttacaTCTATGATATTCTTAAAAAAGGCTTTtgcctcttaaaatctatttGTTCCATAATTTCAGCCATGGAGAATGAAAAGCATTGATCCCTGAGATCAAAGGTTTTTTTACTCTCCTCACTTGAAGTAGGATATTGGGAAAATAGGAAGGTTAGTCTTTTGGAGGAGTGAATAGTCTCACATCCTTTAAATTTTACTCAGATCACTCAGGTTCACTTCTATATTCCCATACCTCTCCATTTTCATAAAAAATCTAATAGTCTTATACAAAACTACTATTCTCTGAGCTGAGAAGCAGGTGTAATTTTTATATGCAAGAGCTGCATCATGGTAATCTCAGAGGATAAGCAGGAATAACATCTGATGCAAACAGGTCCCTAAAGGTTCATTGACAAAAAGGAGAGTGTTTTATAACTTGGTgatgatttttaatttacataatttCAGGGCCAGTAACTTTTCTGTGCATTTCTTCACATGTATAGGTGCAGTGGTAGCCAATTCTTAGTGGTCtgataaaatttaatttccaaCCACTTAACAAGGTTGGTCATGAAAGAGACTAGAAATACACATAATTCATTCTTTGTTGTTAAATAATCAAGTTAATTCCAAACTAGTACAAATAGTTCAGTCACCATTATCAAGTTTGCCTGTGGATACAAATAAAGAGAGGCGCAGATGAATCAAATATAGATAAAACAAAGGATGAAGATGGTTTCACTTGCTCATTTAATGAATGTTCATTGAGAATCGGCTCTTTTCTTAGTTCAGGGGTGAATATGAACATGGttcctaaaatattattttaaaaatctttattgagatatactagTATACCATAATTCCACTTGTTTTAAGTGGTCAATTAATGATTCTTACTTAATTTACAGAGTTTAGCAACCATCATCACAgtttaatttcagaatattttcattaccatGAAAAAGAAACCATATACCTTTTAGTAGTCATGGTCCACATTCTATTATTATCACTATTGCAAGCATGCCATCTAATGCCTCATCTCAGCATATTCCATCAGATAGGAATTTGGTCACAAAATTTACATATCGTTGAATCTTCAACtgctatttctttcatttctctttacctCTTtttataatggaagaaattacctTTTCCCATTTAGCATTTTCCCATTTAACATCCACCCAATGTTGTTCTAATAAATCCTTTGACCATCATATAATGTCTTTTTAAACATCACAACTGGATTCCATCTCATACCACTctagattttcatttcttctctcttttctcattttggaCTTATCCTTAAAGTACAATTTCCTCAAGATTCCATCTAGCCctctttaaatactttttttcttttggca is a window encoding:
- the LOC143643541 gene encoding olfactory receptor 52M1-like, whose protein sequence is MSPLNTSRPSPATFSLMGIPGLEHLHVWIGIPFCSMYVVAVVGNVTILAVVRTERSLHEPMFLFLCMLSVTDLVLSTSTLPRMLCLFWLGAHDIAFDACLAQMFFIHSFTTMESGFFLAMAIDRYVAICYPLRHASILTHTRISIMGMIVVVRGVAFFSPHPILLKQFPYCRTRIIAHTYCEFMAVVKLACTDTGSTRHYSLSVASIIGACDVIFTVLSYMFILRSVFRLPSREASFKALGTCGSHVCVIFVFYSTAGFSIFTHRFGKNVPLHIHIFIANMYLLVPPFLNPIVYGIRTKKIREHVLLTLRIKVA